The Streptomyces sp. NL15-2K genome contains a region encoding:
- a CDS encoding MarR family transcriptional regulator, whose amino-acid sequence MQAKPRPAATPAQALSAMDSLVAAHLLGQQEMAQRLGLTVTDLLCFACVLKAGEDLLTAGDLAEHAHVTTGAVTGILNRLERGGYVTRVPDPADRRRVRVAAVPAAVARVHALYEPYYARLNAVFADYSPDEIAVLADWFTRTTTLAHGYIEELRAKDAKDTEGS is encoded by the coding sequence ATGCAAGCCAAGCCGCGCCCCGCCGCCACTCCGGCCCAGGCGCTGTCCGCGATGGACTCCCTGGTCGCGGCCCACCTGCTCGGTCAGCAGGAGATGGCCCAGCGACTGGGCCTGACCGTCACCGACCTCCTCTGCTTCGCCTGCGTCCTGAAGGCCGGCGAGGACCTGCTCACGGCCGGCGACCTCGCCGAGCACGCGCACGTCACCACGGGCGCGGTGACGGGCATCCTCAACCGGCTGGAACGCGGCGGCTACGTCACCCGCGTCCCCGACCCCGCGGACCGCCGCCGCGTCCGCGTGGCCGCCGTACCGGCCGCGGTCGCCCGCGTTCACGCCCTCTACGAGCCGTACTACGCGCGCCTGAACGCCGTCTTCGCCGACTACTCCCCCGACGAGATCGCCGTCCTCGCCGACTGGTTCACCCGCACGACCACCCTCGCGCACGGCTACATCGAGGAACTCCGCGCCAAGGACGCGAAGGACACCGAGGGCAGCTGA
- a CDS encoding HGxxPAAW family protein codes for MSAHQYDEGHTVAGWTGFGVATVGTAVLGLGVCMVSAPLMVGGLGIVAVSVLVTWTLHLTGWGKPPGIRPRDQWGMRVRDTGARAGHPGCVGCRLAGRGVRRTAAEAEVVPAAAAESAPAAATPRS; via the coding sequence GTGAGCGCACATCAGTATGACGAGGGGCACACGGTCGCGGGATGGACCGGGTTCGGCGTCGCGACCGTCGGGACCGCGGTGCTGGGGCTGGGGGTGTGCATGGTGTCGGCCCCGCTGATGGTCGGCGGACTCGGGATCGTGGCGGTGAGCGTCCTCGTCACCTGGACCCTGCACCTCACCGGCTGGGGCAAGCCGCCGGGGATCCGGCCCAGGGACCAGTGGGGGATGCGGGTGCGGGACACGGGAGCCCGCGCGGGGCATCCCGGGTGTGTCGGGTGCCGGCTGGCGGGGCGGGGGGTGCGGCGTACGGCCGCTGAGGCTGAAGTGGTTCCCGCGGCGGCCGCCGAGTCGGCGCCCGCCGCCGCCACGCCTCGGAGCTGA